A single region of the Coregonus clupeaformis isolate EN_2021a chromosome 16, ASM2061545v1, whole genome shotgun sequence genome encodes:
- the LOC121584283 gene encoding acidic proline-rich protein PRP25-like, whose amino-acid sequence MDLRADSGEEDAHRLKVPPLGRPQAKGPPLGRPQAKGSPLGRPQAKGPPRGRPQAKGPPLGRPQAKGPPVGRPQAKGPPVGRPQAKGPPVGRPQAKGPPVGRPQAKGPPLGRPQAKGPPVGRPQAKGPPVGRPQAKGPPVGRPQAKGPPVGRPQAKGPPVGRPQAKGPPRGRPQAKGPPPDLTCGLQVWDNLWEYLSIPDSVFEHCHNGGIECLSTATMVV is encoded by the exons gacgcccacaggctaaAGGTCCCccctctaggacgcccacaggctaaAGGTCCccctctaggacgcccacaggctaaAGGTTCccctctaggacgcccacaggctaaAGGTCCCCCTCGAGGACGCCCACAGGCTAAAGGTCCccctctaggacgcccacaggctaaAGGTCCCCCTgtaggacgcccacaggctaaAGGTCCCCCTgtaggacgcccacaggctaaAGGTCCCCCTgtaggacgcccacaggctaaAGGTCCCCCTgtaggacgcccacaggctaaAGGTCCccctctaggacgcccacaggctaaAGGTCCCCCTgtaggacgcccacaggctaaAGGTCCCCCTgtaggacgcccacaggctaaAGGTCCCCCTgtaggacgcccacaggctaaAGGTCCCCCTgtaggacgcccacaggctaaAGGTCCCCCTgtaggacgcccacaggctaaAGGTCCCCCTCGAGGACGCCCACAGGCTAAAGGTCCCCCT CCAGACTTGACATGCGGGCTGCAGGTGTGGGATAACCTGTGGGAATACCTTTCCATCCCAGACTCAGTGTTTGAGCACTGCCACAATGGTGGTATAGAGTGTTTGAGCACTGCCACAATGGTGGTATAG